Proteins from one Triticum aestivum cultivar Chinese Spring chromosome 7A, IWGSC CS RefSeq v2.1, whole genome shotgun sequence genomic window:
- the LOC123154453 gene encoding uncharacterized protein: protein MEGSARLRLPSPASTAPPRHGGGSLWRLLPLAQPASRAVSAKVLPSSPILWVAGDVACRSEASLPVAAFGGEEGTRRGRRPRSCGRPRWWRTCRGGGCGRPRRAGVANGGTSNSSRRATPSSAGASRAMPTTAAVRSTPSTPPSTSII from the exons ATGGAGGGCTCAGCCAGGCTCCGTCTGCCGTCTCCCGCCTCGACGGCGCCGCCCCGCCACGGCGGAGGGTCCCTGTGGCGGCTGCTCCCTTTGGCCCAGCCCGCCTCCCGAGCGGTCTCCGCCAAGGTGCTTCCCTCCTCCCCTATCTTGTGGGTTGCGGGGGATGTTGCATGTAGGTCGGAAGCTTCACTCCCGGTTGCTGCTTTTGGAG GTGAAGAAGGTACGCGGCGTGGACGGCGACCGAGGAGCTGCGGCAGGCCACGCTGGTGGAGGACCTGTAGGGGCGGCGGGTGCGGGAGGCCGAGGCGGGCAGGCGTCGCCAATGGCGGGACGAGCAACTCGAGCAGGAGGGCGACGCCAAGCTCGGCTGGGGCCTCCCGGGCGATGCCTACGACCGCTGCGGTGAGGTCTACGCCGAGTACGCCGCCTTCTACCTCG ATAATTTGA